In one Pecten maximus unplaced genomic scaffold, xPecMax1.1, whole genome shotgun sequence genomic region, the following are encoded:
- the LOC117319249 gene encoding neuronal acetylcholine receptor subunit alpha-3-like, translating into MVYILIILILTQNIYTIRADIRVKTGQQIVANLFEGYSPVVKPRLNLSEPVDINLTLHFTSLREIDERLQTMTFIGWIELSWIDEFLILKDGVRSVQLPKSAIWYPDVALFNSIDDPLNISDGEHIVLLEDGRVVWFPGRQYSVICRIDIRRFPFDTQKCQIRLGSWQTPVWVQRIVDTGDSLSDVGYEENGEWEIIDRITQPEYNSNFRISYVIYEIHFRRLCLYPVINTLLPVILLSFLNTLVFLLPANSGEKMTVCISVLLSFTVFLTVFNDMMPQISTTISYLSIYLCVQLAMSGLAVMESIYIWRVNYREKNETIENEHGASKYNGILLPISAEGFTFNTKDSPLGDDSIGQLDCTTNPIGYISNNNIDDKRASPKRPSLPRFKQTYSVTAEGSGRHCELSSRRLDVMCFWMHLCITSLSTTILLIMFWI; encoded by the coding sequence atggtatatattttaattatccTAATTCTAACTCAGAATATCTATACAATTCGTGCTGATATTCGTGTGAAAACAGGGCAACAAATTGTTGCTAACTTATTTGAAGGGTATTCCCCTGTAGTCAAACCACGATTGAATCTCTCGGAGCCTGTTGATATCAATCTAACATTACATTTTACGTCATTGAGGGAAATTGACGAACGACTACAGACGATGACATTTATTGGCTGGATAGAGCTGTCATGGATCGACGAGTTTCTAATATTAAAAGATGGAGTAAGGAGTGTACAGCTTCCAAAAAGTGCGATTTGGTACCCGGATGTAGCTCTATTTAACTCCATTGACGATCCTCTAAACATCAGTGATGGTGAGCATATTGTGCTTCTAGAAGATGGACGAGTTGTGTGGTTTCCTGGGCGACAATACAGTGTGATCTGTCGAATCGATATCCGGCGGTTTCCTTTCGATACACAGAAATGTCAGATTCGTCTAGGCTCTTGGCAGACACCTGTGTGGGTCCAACGGATCGTAGACACCGGAGATAGTCTTAGTGATGTAGGATACGAAGAAAATGGGGAATGGGAGATTATAGACAGGATAACACAGCCAGAATACAATAGCAACTTCAGGATTTCCTATGTTATATACGAGATCCATTTTCGTCGACTTTGTTTGTATCCTGTCATCAACACTCTACTTCCGGTTATCCTTCTTTCCTTTCTAAATACACTAGTATTCCTACTTCCGGCCAACTCTGGAGAGAAAATGACCGTGTGTATATCTGTTCTTCTGTCATTTACGGTGTTTTTGACCGTGTTTAATGATATGATGCCGCAAATATCGACAACAATTTCGTATCTGTCAATTTACTTATGTGTCCAGCTCGCTATGAGTGGATTGGCTGTTATGGAGTCCATATATATCTGGCGAGTTAATTACCGTGAAAAGAACGAAACCATAGAAAATGAACATGGCGCGTCAAAGTATAACGGTATATTGCTGCCGATTTCAGCAGAAGGTTTCACGTTCAACACAAAAGACAGCCCACTGGGCGACGATTCGATCGGACAGTTGGATTGTACTACTAATCCTATTGGGTACATCAGCAATAATAACATTGACGATAAAAGAGCTTCACCTAAACGGCCGTCCCTCCCCAGGTTTAAACAGACATATTCTGTAACAGCCGAAGGAAGTGGCCGTCACTGTGAACTGAGTTCCAGGCGTTTAGATGTAATGTGTTTCTGGATGCACCTTTGTATCACGTCCTTGTCCACAACCATCCTTCTCATTATGTTCTGGATTTAA